The proteins below come from a single Dermatophilaceae bacterium Soc4.6 genomic window:
- a CDS encoding alkene reductase, protein MSRAFEPITVGAWQLPQRFVMAPLTRNRAGEGHAPHALNAEYYGQRASAGLIISEGTQPSAVGQGYLDTPGIHSAEQVEGWRAVADAVHAGGGKIVVQMMHVGRIAHPDNKDGLETVAPSAIPAPGQMITAQGPKDHVVPRALETDEIAGVVAEFVDAAKKAVEAGLDGVEVHAANGYLIHQFLAPSTNTRTDAYAGSPEAHARFAIEVTKAVAEAIGADRVGIRISPAHNIQGVIEEDATFTAAVYETLVDAIAPLGLAYLSILADPALDLVRDLRKRFDGPVIVNSGFSSVTQLSDVEAILEADEADLVAVGRDFIANPDLARRWREGLPLNEPNDQTFYGGGAEGYTDYPFAG, encoded by the coding sequence ATGTCCCGTGCGTTCGAGCCCATCACCGTCGGCGCCTGGCAGCTGCCGCAGCGCTTCGTCATGGCCCCCCTCACGCGCAACCGCGCCGGCGAGGGCCACGCCCCCCACGCGCTCAACGCGGAGTACTACGGCCAGCGCGCGTCCGCCGGCCTGATCATCAGCGAGGGCACCCAGCCCAGCGCCGTCGGCCAGGGCTACCTCGACACCCCCGGCATCCACTCGGCTGAGCAGGTCGAGGGCTGGCGCGCTGTCGCCGACGCCGTGCACGCCGGTGGCGGCAAGATCGTGGTGCAGATGATGCACGTCGGGCGCATCGCCCACCCGGACAACAAGGACGGCCTCGAGACCGTCGCCCCGAGCGCCATCCCCGCGCCGGGCCAGATGATCACGGCACAGGGTCCCAAGGACCACGTGGTGCCCCGCGCGCTCGAGACCGACGAGATCGCCGGAGTCGTTGCCGAGTTCGTCGACGCGGCGAAGAAGGCCGTCGAGGCCGGGCTCGACGGTGTCGAGGTCCACGCGGCCAACGGCTACCTCATCCACCAGTTCCTCGCGCCGTCGACCAACACCCGCACCGACGCGTACGCCGGGTCGCCCGAGGCGCACGCCCGCTTCGCGATCGAGGTCACGAAGGCCGTCGCCGAGGCCATCGGGGCCGACCGGGTCGGCATCCGGATCTCGCCCGCGCACAACATCCAGGGGGTCATCGAGGAGGACGCGACCTTCACCGCGGCGGTCTACGAGACGCTGGTCGACGCGATCGCCCCGCTCGGCCTGGCCTACCTCAGCATCCTCGCCGACCCGGCCCTCGACCTCGTGCGTGACCTGCGCAAGCGCTTCGATGGCCCGGTCATCGTCAACAGCGGCTTCAGCAGCGTCACCCAGCTCTCCGACGTCGAGGCCATCCTCGAGGCCGACGAGGCCGACCTCGTCGCGGTCGGTCGCGACTTCATCGCCAACCCCGACCTCGCCCGTCGCTGGCGCGAGGGGCTGCCCCTCAACGAGCCGAACGACCAGACCTTCTACGGTGGCGGCGCCGAGGGCTACACCGACTACCCGTTCGCGGGCTGA
- a CDS encoding SLATT domain-containing protein: MTSPTPDPYGDPAATADGVRQLALAWYRRARTAQIAHAHSAAQARTLFLLLGVPAVLLGVFAGSAVAADAFEDRRVVIGLASLLAALLTALQTFLRLDDKRLAHEIASRRFGVIRRELGEVGAIGVADLPASVQRLSVIRTDYDDVSVGSPQVSQGIWESQKAADRSYSPDEFGAWPGLP, translated from the coding sequence ATGACGAGCCCCACCCCCGACCCGTACGGAGACCCCGCGGCGACCGCCGACGGCGTCCGCCAGCTGGCGCTGGCGTGGTACCGGCGGGCCCGGACCGCGCAGATCGCGCACGCCCACTCGGCCGCGCAGGCCCGCACCCTCTTCCTGCTGCTCGGGGTGCCGGCGGTGCTGCTCGGGGTCTTCGCGGGCAGCGCCGTGGCCGCCGACGCGTTCGAGGACCGGCGGGTGGTCATCGGCCTGGCGAGCCTGCTGGCTGCGCTGCTCACGGCCCTGCAGACCTTCCTGCGGCTCGACGACAAACGACTGGCCCACGAGATCGCGTCACGACGCTTCGGTGTGATCCGCCGTGAGCTCGGCGAGGTCGGCGCGATCGGGGTGGCGGACCTGCCGGCGTCGGTGCAGCGGCTGAGCGTCATCCGCACGGACTACGACGACGTGTCGGTCGGTAGCCCGCAGGTGTCGCAGGGGATCTGGGAGTCGCAGAAGGCGGCGGACCGCAGCTACTCCCCCGACGAGTTCGGCGCCTGGCCGGGCCTGCCGTGA
- a CDS encoding MmcQ/YjbR family DNA-binding protein, with the protein MSHPQMFDDDDPLLARVRGLALALPSAAEKVSHGRPAFFTTKVFAYFGGSQKVAGDWVQHPACVLVLPDGDDRRSLLEEGDGRVFSPAYLGPSGWLGVQLPPARAAKRHWAEVSELLDASYRATAGRRLVAQLDALG; encoded by the coding sequence ATGTCGCATCCGCAGATGTTCGACGACGACGATCCGCTGCTGGCGCGGGTGCGTGGCCTGGCCCTGGCCCTTCCCAGCGCCGCCGAGAAGGTGTCCCACGGCCGGCCGGCGTTCTTCACCACCAAGGTGTTCGCCTACTTCGGCGGCTCCCAGAAGGTCGCCGGCGACTGGGTGCAGCACCCGGCGTGCGTGCTCGTCCTGCCCGACGGCGACGACCGGCGCTCGCTGCTCGAGGAGGGCGACGGTCGGGTCTTCTCGCCGGCCTACCTCGGGCCGTCGGGCTGGCTGGGCGTGCAGCTGCCTCCCGCTCGCGCCGCCAAGCGGCACTGGGCCGAGGTGTCCGAGCTGCTCGACGCGTCCTACCGCGCCACGGCCGGGCGCCGGCTCGTGGCCCAGCTCGACGCCCTCGGGTGA
- a CDS encoding VOC family protein, with product MSDPSDTGDTGETSDAGGATTLAAAPTLGMLTIDCADAGAAADFWSALMGWEVAMSGDGYAMLVGDGLRVGFGTVPDYEAPAWPNPHGSKQFHLDLSCADIAAVEARAVGLGASVADPQGGDTWRVLVDPSGHPFCLTDAKNWG from the coding sequence ATGAGCGACCCGAGCGATACCGGCGACACCGGCGAGACGAGCGACGCAGGCGGCGCCACGACCCTCGCCGCAGCCCCGACGCTGGGGATGCTCACCATCGACTGCGCCGACGCGGGCGCCGCCGCCGACTTCTGGTCGGCCCTCATGGGCTGGGAGGTCGCGATGAGCGGCGACGGCTACGCGATGCTGGTCGGTGACGGGCTGCGCGTCGGCTTCGGCACCGTGCCCGACTACGAGGCCCCGGCGTGGCCGAACCCCCACGGCAGCAAGCAGTTCCACCTCGACCTCTCCTGCGCCGACATCGCGGCCGTCGAGGCGCGCGCGGTCGGGCTCGGGGCCAGCGTCGCCGACCCGCAGGGTGGCGACACCTGGCGCGTGCTCGTCGACCCCAGCGGTCACCCCTTCTGCCTGACCGACGCCAAGAACTGGGGCTGA
- a CDS encoding GNAT family N-acetyltransferase — translation MEVTSLGWRTDLALLRLGGSTVTDRGDHLEVRTSHNPTFWWGNFLLLDHAPGPVEAPGWVARHREVFGAEHVSLGVHAVAAEGADLAPLVDLGLAVDRSSVMTAARVHPPPRPNHEATYRPLSGDDDWRQQVDLSISTWDGVVDDGHRLFEQRRAATQRQLVSDGHGQFFGAFEGERLLSSLGLVRAGDGLARFQNVGTHPEARERGLAGTLVHHASRWGLSDLGASTLVMVADPDYLAIGVYRSVGFAESETQLSAALHR, via the coding sequence GTGGAGGTCACCTCGCTCGGCTGGCGCACCGACTTGGCCCTGCTGCGTCTCGGCGGCAGCACCGTGACCGACCGGGGCGACCACCTCGAGGTGCGCACGTCCCACAACCCGACCTTCTGGTGGGGCAACTTCCTGCTGCTCGACCATGCCCCCGGGCCTGTCGAGGCGCCCGGCTGGGTGGCGCGGCACCGCGAGGTCTTCGGGGCCGAGCACGTCAGCCTCGGCGTCCACGCAGTGGCGGCCGAGGGGGCCGACCTGGCGCCCCTGGTCGACCTGGGCCTCGCGGTCGACCGGTCGAGCGTGATGACCGCGGCCCGGGTGCATCCGCCTCCGCGGCCCAACCACGAGGCGACGTACCGGCCGCTGTCCGGCGACGACGACTGGCGCCAGCAGGTCGACCTGTCGATCTCCACCTGGGACGGGGTCGTCGACGACGGCCACCGGCTCTTCGAGCAGCGGCGGGCGGCGACGCAACGGCAGCTCGTGAGCGACGGGCACGGGCAGTTCTTCGGTGCCTTCGAGGGGGAGCGGTTGCTGTCGTCGCTGGGTCTCGTGCGGGCGGGCGACGGGCTGGCGCGCTTCCAGAACGTCGGCACCCATCCCGAGGCGCGCGAACGAGGACTCGCCGGCACGCTGGTGCACCACGCGAGCCGGTGGGGGCTCAGCGACCTGGGTGCGTCCACCCTCGTGATGGTCGCCGACCCCGACTACCTCGCGATCGGGGTCTACCGCTCGGTCGGCTTCGCGGAGAGCGAGACCCAGCTCTCCGCTGCTCTGCACCGCTGA
- a CDS encoding MOSC domain-containing protein, translating to MERPVVTAIHLAPGTRLPTRSVPTVEAEAGTGLVGDRYHGSRHRHVTIQSAPDLEAAAADLGRPVDPGLTRRNLTISSGRLPTRPGERVRIGQVELEVVRKAAPCRLLDDGIGPGAARALHERGGTVFRLLTSGSISVGDEVDLSPGTEPPTV from the coding sequence ATGGAGCGCCCCGTCGTCACCGCCATCCACCTCGCGCCGGGCACCCGGCTGCCCACCCGCAGTGTGCCCACGGTCGAGGCGGAGGCCGGCACCGGGCTCGTGGGTGACCGCTACCACGGCAGCCGGCACCGCCACGTGACGATCCAGTCGGCTCCTGATCTCGAGGCCGCCGCCGCCGACCTCGGGCGGCCGGTCGACCCGGGTCTGACCCGGCGCAACCTCACCATCTCGTCGGGCCGCCTGCCGACCCGGCCGGGTGAGCGGGTGCGGATCGGGCAGGTCGAGCTCGAGGTCGTGCGCAAGGCGGCCCCCTGCCGGCTGCTCGACGACGGCATCGGGCCCGGCGCAGCCAGAGCCCTGCACGAGCGCGGGGGCACGGTCTTCCGGCTCCTGACCTCGGGCTCGATCTCCGTCGGTGACGAGGTCGACCTGTCGCCGGGGACCGAGCCCCCGACCGTGTGA
- a CDS encoding GNAT family N-acetyltransferase produces MTQTPDVTVHDALEAHRYQATTEGEVAGYAAYRLADGVVTFTHTVVDPAHEGRGVGGALARAALDDARSRGLAVEPLCPFIRSWIDRHPDYADLVVG; encoded by the coding sequence ATGACCCAGACCCCCGACGTCACCGTCCACGACGCCCTCGAGGCGCACCGCTACCAGGCCACGACCGAGGGCGAGGTCGCCGGCTACGCGGCCTACCGGCTCGCGGACGGCGTCGTCACCTTCACGCACACCGTCGTCGACCCCGCCCACGAGGGACGGGGGGTCGGCGGGGCGTTGGCCCGGGCGGCCCTCGACGACGCGCGATCGCGGGGGCTGGCGGTCGAGCCGCTGTGCCCCTTCATCCGGTCCTGGATCGACCGGCACCCCGACTACGCGGACCTCGTCGTCGGCTGA
- a CDS encoding acyl-CoA dehydrogenase family protein — protein sequence MVDLALSDDQRAWQQAARDFLEREVVPYRMEWDRRESVDTAIIPMMGEMGFFGLTMPEEYGGLGGDYITYCIGMEELGRADSAVRGIVSVSLGLVGKIILDHGTEEQKQEWLPGITSGTKLGCFGLTEPDNGSDAGHLRTRATRDGSDYVINGSKIFITNGTWADVALVFARTSDEGARGVSCFLVPTDTPGFERTEIHGKLGLRGQATAELSFADVRVPASALVGEEGKGFRYAMASLDKGRVSVAAGCVGIVQACLEASVDYSVQRKQFGKVIASYQLVQDLIAQISVDADAARLLTWRAADLIERHQPFTTEASKAKYFASEAAVRAANNAIQVFGGYGYVDEYPVQKLMRDARVMTLYEGTSQIQKLIIGRAETGISAF from the coding sequence GTGGTAGACCTCGCCCTCAGCGACGACCAGCGCGCGTGGCAGCAGGCCGCGCGCGACTTCCTCGAGAGGGAGGTCGTGCCCTACCGCATGGAGTGGGACAGGAGGGAGTCGGTCGACACCGCCATCATCCCGATGATGGGCGAGATGGGCTTCTTCGGCCTGACCATGCCGGAGGAGTACGGCGGCCTCGGTGGCGACTACATCACCTACTGCATCGGCATGGAGGAGCTCGGCCGCGCCGACTCCGCCGTGCGCGGCATCGTGTCGGTGTCGCTCGGCCTCGTCGGCAAGATCATCCTCGACCACGGCACCGAGGAGCAGAAGCAGGAGTGGCTGCCGGGCATCACCTCCGGCACCAAGCTCGGCTGCTTCGGCCTCACCGAGCCCGACAACGGCTCCGACGCCGGCCACCTGCGCACACGGGCCACCCGCGACGGCAGCGACTACGTCATCAACGGCAGCAAGATCTTCATCACCAACGGCACCTGGGCCGACGTCGCCCTCGTCTTCGCCCGCACCTCCGACGAGGGGGCCCGCGGGGTCTCGTGCTTCCTCGTGCCCACCGACACCCCCGGCTTCGAGCGCACCGAGATCCACGGCAAGCTCGGCCTGCGCGGTCAGGCCACGGCCGAGCTCTCGTTCGCCGACGTGCGCGTCCCCGCGTCAGCCCTCGTCGGCGAGGAGGGCAAGGGATTCCGGTACGCCATGGCCTCGCTCGACAAGGGCCGCGTGTCCGTCGCGGCGGGCTGCGTCGGCATCGTGCAGGCCTGTCTCGAGGCGTCGGTCGACTACTCGGTGCAGCGCAAGCAGTTCGGCAAGGTCATCGCGTCCTACCAGCTCGTGCAGGACCTCATCGCCCAGATCTCCGTCGACGCCGACGCGGCCCGGCTGCTGACCTGGCGCGCGGCCGACCTCATCGAGCGCCACCAGCCCTTCACGACCGAGGCCAGCAAAGCGAAGTACTTCGCCTCCGAGGCCGCGGTCCGGGCCGCCAACAACGCGATCCAGGTCTTCGGCGGCTACGGCTACGTCGACGAGTACCCCGTCCAGAAGCTCATGCGCGACGCCCGCGTCATGACCCTCTACGAAGGCACCTCGCAGATCCAGAAGCTGATCATCGGGCGGGCTGAGACGGGCATCAGCGCGTTCTGA
- a CDS encoding type II toxin-antitoxin system VapC family toxin encodes MATLVDSNVLLDVLTQDRVWGGWSSTALARAADAGSLVINPVVYAEVSTRFERIEDLERSLPASDFRRDAIPWEAAFLAAKAFAAYRRRGGIRTSTLPDFFIGAHAAVAGHTLLTRDVARYRTSYPALVLVSPPAPGGD; translated from the coding sequence GTGGCGACCTTGGTCGACAGCAACGTCCTCCTCGACGTCCTCACCCAGGACCGCGTCTGGGGTGGCTGGTCGTCCACAGCCCTCGCGCGGGCCGCCGACGCCGGGTCGCTGGTCATCAACCCCGTCGTCTACGCAGAGGTGTCGACGCGCTTCGAGCGGATCGAGGACCTCGAGCGGTCCCTGCCGGCGTCGGACTTCCGGCGCGACGCGATCCCGTGGGAAGCGGCCTTCCTCGCCGCCAAGGCGTTTGCGGCCTATCGACGACGTGGTGGAATCCGCACGTCCACCCTGCCGGACTTCTTCATCGGCGCCCATGCAGCGGTCGCCGGACACACGCTCCTGACCCGAGACGTCGCCCGCTACCGCACGTCCTATCCCGCGTTGGTCCTCGTGAGTCCGCCCGCCCCTGGCGGCGACTGA
- a CDS encoding AbrB/MazE/SpoVT family DNA-binding domain-containing protein, with translation MVTEKGQVTIPKHLRDQLGIGPGTTVEFERQGDALIVRRSVSAPTRGQTLVERLRGRGDVSMTTDEIMALTRGD, from the coding sequence ATGGTGACGGAGAAGGGGCAGGTGACGATCCCGAAGCACCTACGCGACCAGCTCGGGATCGGTCCCGGCACGACGGTCGAGTTCGAGAGACAGGGCGACGCGCTCATCGTGCGACGCTCCGTGAGCGCTCCCACCCGGGGCCAGACCCTCGTCGAGCGACTGCGAGGGCGGGGTGACGTCTCCATGACCACCGACGAGATCATGGCGCTCACCCGAGGCGACTGA
- a CDS encoding PucR family transcriptional regulator ligand-binding domain-containing protein, whose protein sequence is MAHPLTVDELVRSPALQLSVIAGEGGLGRRVGWAHVSELEDPSPWLLGGELLMTTGIAVPRSAARQADYLRRLDDAGVSALAVSEGLHVPPLTAAMLAVARERSIPLLRVPLPVPFVAIAQEVAGAVQSEMHRRLTAQLHVFGALRTLAADDLSVHELFARLERLSGYRLYLCTASGRPLLPGVPSPPDELLHLVPHTFSAPPVVPGGHVLPVPAPGGPAGFLLALERAGSEPSGLAVVQHLATVAALQLSIRRHEFETVRREGAETLAELLQDVLEPATAVKRLVRNGFDPDRDVALAVVRLAESAGRDHDVLRELTEPPDAPGSPGSIDPTDPTDPTDPTDPTDPTDPDGSRPVLMLRQQDDLFALVPAGLDLQRLLDGHPDVAVGRSRPFRPGTRLTVARREAVWAVSRAVDAGGGLVVSGRDAVDRWLVPDRASLSALVDTVLGPVLAYDADHGDLLVPSVRVWLERDRHTAQAADSLHVHPNTLAYRVRRFEQLSGRDLRSTPDLAEVWLALRAVAPVDRHP, encoded by the coding sequence ATGGCGCACCCCCTCACGGTCGACGAGCTCGTGCGCAGCCCCGCGCTCCAGCTGTCCGTCATCGCCGGAGAGGGGGGTCTGGGGCGGCGGGTCGGGTGGGCCCACGTGAGTGAGCTCGAGGACCCCAGCCCCTGGCTCCTCGGCGGGGAGCTGCTCATGACGACCGGGATCGCGGTGCCACGCTCTGCCGCCCGCCAGGCGGACTACCTGCGGCGGCTCGACGACGCCGGGGTCAGTGCCCTCGCCGTCTCGGAGGGCCTGCACGTGCCCCCCCTCACCGCCGCGATGCTCGCGGTGGCGCGGGAGCGCTCCATACCGCTGCTGCGGGTGCCGTTGCCCGTGCCCTTCGTCGCGATCGCGCAGGAGGTCGCGGGGGCGGTGCAGAGCGAGATGCACCGGCGCCTCACCGCCCAGCTGCACGTGTTCGGCGCCCTGCGCACGCTGGCCGCCGACGACCTCTCCGTCCACGAGCTGTTTGCGCGGCTCGAGCGGCTGAGCGGCTACCGGCTCTACCTGTGCACGGCGAGCGGTCGCCCGCTCCTGCCCGGGGTGCCCAGCCCCCCGGACGAGCTGCTGCACCTCGTGCCGCACACCTTCTCGGCCCCACCGGTCGTGCCCGGCGGCCACGTGCTGCCCGTCCCGGCACCCGGGGGCCCGGCCGGCTTCCTGCTGGCCCTCGAGCGCGCGGGGAGCGAGCCGTCGGGTCTCGCGGTGGTGCAGCACCTTGCGACCGTCGCCGCGCTCCAGCTGTCGATCCGGCGGCACGAGTTCGAGACGGTGCGGCGCGAGGGGGCCGAGACCCTGGCCGAGCTGCTGCAGGACGTGCTCGAGCCCGCCACCGCGGTGAAGCGACTGGTGCGCAACGGGTTCGACCCAGATCGCGATGTCGCGCTCGCCGTGGTGCGCCTCGCCGAGTCGGCCGGTCGCGACCACGACGTCCTCCGCGAGCTGACGGAGCCACCCGACGCCCCCGGCTCCCCCGGCTCCATCGACCCCACCGACCCCACCGACCCCACCGACCCCACCGACCCCACCGACCCCACCGACCCCGACGGCAGCCGTCCCGTGCTGATGCTGCGCCAGCAGGACGACCTCTTCGCCCTGGTGCCTGCCGGTCTCGATCTGCAGCGACTGCTGGACGGGCACCCCGACGTCGCCGTCGGCCGCAGCCGGCCCTTCCGACCCGGCACGCGCCTGACCGTGGCCCGCCGAGAGGCGGTGTGGGCCGTCTCGCGGGCGGTCGACGCCGGCGGGGGTCTCGTCGTCTCGGGTCGTGATGCCGTCGACCGGTGGCTCGTGCCCGACCGGGCCTCCCTCTCGGCTCTGGTCGACACGGTGCTGGGGCCGGTGCTCGCCTACGACGCCGACCACGGTGACCTGCTCGTGCCGAGCGTGCGGGTCTGGCTCGAGCGCGACCGGCACACGGCGCAGGCTGCGGACAGCCTGCACGTGCACCCCAACACGCTGGCCTACCGGGTGCGTCGCTTCGAGCAGCTGTCGGGTCGGGACCTGCGCTCCACGCCCGACCTCGCCGAGGTCTGGCTGGCACTGCGCGCGGTGGCTCCCGTCGACCGCCACCCGTGA